A stretch of the Chitiniphilus purpureus genome encodes the following:
- a CDS encoding ferritin-like domain-containing protein: MSEVTAAVADDLAPVDLRSTNRRNELQTQHEKTDGYFNLIAYIASNAIAGEVMAVENYSEMVPLMPTTDDKIETVKQAHEESKHIQMLASLGKRHDYTVMREIVEPQWFNIRRHFSSAVQNKDLAACLIMQDLMTETMAIVLYRTLKRQGDPDTAALASKILEDELEHLEIGLTRIRGLLEADPEGVHESLKWAHHRVMPELFSMVSTSCHFLCDRLNIDCGALSLGDLKTDIDEIRIEALDTYVETLDKANFDPVVTAALIESMQSYGGTPSMNSALATA; this comes from the coding sequence ATGAGTGAAGTCACCGCCGCGGTTGCCGACGATCTGGCGCCGGTCGACCTGCGTTCAACCAACCGTCGCAACGAGCTGCAGACGCAGCATGAAAAGACCGACGGCTACTTCAACTTGATTGCCTACATTGCTTCGAACGCGATCGCGGGCGAGGTCATGGCGGTCGAGAACTATTCGGAGATGGTGCCGCTGATGCCCACCACCGACGACAAGATCGAGACCGTGAAGCAGGCGCATGAAGAGTCCAAGCACATCCAGATGCTGGCGAGCCTGGGCAAGCGTCACGACTACACGGTGATGCGCGAGATCGTCGAGCCGCAATGGTTCAACATCCGCCGCCATTTCAGCAGCGCCGTGCAGAACAAGGATCTGGCTGCCTGTCTCATCATGCAGGATCTGATGACCGAGACCATGGCCATCGTCCTGTATCGGACCCTGAAACGTCAGGGCGACCCGGATACCGCCGCCCTTGCCAGCAAGATCCTGGAAGACGAGCTGGAGCATCTGGAGATCGGCCTGACCCGGATCCGTGGCCTGCTGGAGGCAGACCCGGAAGGCGTGCACGAGAGCCTGAAGTGGGCGCACCACCGCGTCATGCCCGAGCTCTTCAGCATGGTCAGCACCAGCTGCCACTTCCTGTGCGACCGTCTCAACATCGATTGCGGTGCCCTGTCGCTGGGCGATCTGAAGACCGACATCGACGAGATCCGGATCGAGGCACTCGATACCTACGTGGAAACGCTGGACAAGGCGAACTTCGACCCGGTCGTGACTGCGGCCCTGATCGAATCCATGCAATCGTATGGCGGTACGCCGTCGATGAACTCGGCGCTGGCTACGGCCTGA
- a CDS encoding phosphate ABC transporter substrate-binding protein — MALLLAGALGTIGLVGCDRATGSTQPAEKAAVERIMVVGASTIAPLMSEIAKAYEQSHPGVRIEVQAGGSSRGVLDVRQGTAGIGMVSRELKSDEADLKHVMIAQDGVGMIVHKDNPIQRFTKQQIIDIYTGKLTNWRQLGGDDAPITVVSKAEGRSTLDIFSHFFGVKYKDIKAHVVIGDNQQGIQAVAGSPATVGYVSIGTAEYEAQHGAAIKLVPVDNQVPTTAAVAAGEYAIRRPLNLVFKEPLTATAKDLVQFAQSRDASALVKKQFFVPVAQ; from the coding sequence ATGGCCCTATTGCTTGCCGGTGCATTGGGCACGATCGGTTTGGTGGGCTGTGATCGTGCAACGGGCTCCACGCAGCCCGCCGAAAAAGCGGCTGTGGAACGCATCATGGTGGTGGGTGCCAGCACGATTGCGCCGTTGATGAGCGAGATCGCCAAGGCATACGAGCAAAGCCATCCCGGCGTACGCATCGAAGTGCAGGCCGGCGGCAGCTCGCGCGGCGTGCTGGATGTGCGCCAGGGCACCGCCGGGATCGGCATGGTCTCACGTGAACTCAAGTCGGACGAAGCGGACCTGAAGCATGTGATGATCGCGCAGGACGGCGTCGGCATGATCGTGCACAAGGACAACCCGATCCAGCGCTTTACCAAGCAGCAGATCATCGACATCTACACCGGCAAGCTCACCAATTGGCGGCAGCTTGGCGGCGACGATGCGCCGATCACGGTGGTGAGCAAGGCGGAAGGACGCTCGACGCTGGATATCTTCAGCCATTTCTTCGGCGTCAAATACAAGGATATCAAGGCCCACGTCGTCATCGGCGACAACCAGCAGGGCATCCAGGCCGTGGCGGGCTCGCCGGCGACGGTCGGCTACGTATCGATCGGCACCGCCGAATACGAGGCGCAGCATGGCGCCGCCATCAAGCTGGTCCCTGTCGACAACCAGGTTCCGACGACCGCGGCAGTGGCTGCCGGCGAGTATGCGATCCGTCGCCCGCTCAATCTCGTGTTCAAGGAGCCGCTCACGGCCACGGCCAAGGATCTGGTGCAGTTTGCGCAATCCCGCGATGCCAGCGCGCTGGTGAAGAAGCAGTTCTTTGTTCCCGTGGCCCAATAA
- the pstC gene encoding phosphate ABC transporter permease subunit PstC, whose amino-acid sequence MSALLELPFPQAAMPRHAARIRLLAFWAVMAGLAIAGTLIVLLIAGLLVRESWPLISQAGPLRFLTDAGWWPRDGSFNMSPMILASLLLTAGALAIATPLSLVFATFTCFVAPAWLTKGLRLLVEASAAVPTVVYGLWGITVIVPLVNRISPPGSSLLAGMIVVAVMIFPTIAMLSRAALLAVPPGYVQAAAALGVSNAQTVLRIVLPAARHGIVSAMILGAARAIGETMVVLMVCGNIVQVPKSLFEPVRTLTANIALEMPYAMGDHRASLFVAGLMMLVLVSALVALGEWVGATGRRGAP is encoded by the coding sequence ATGAGCGCTTTACTGGAGCTGCCGTTCCCACAGGCGGCAATGCCCCGGCACGCCGCGCGGATCCGGCTGCTGGCATTCTGGGCCGTGATGGCGGGTCTGGCGATCGCAGGCACGTTGATTGTGCTGCTGATCGCCGGCCTGCTCGTTCGCGAGTCGTGGCCGCTGATCAGCCAGGCCGGGCCGTTGCGGTTTCTGACCGACGCAGGCTGGTGGCCCCGCGACGGCAGCTTCAACATGTCGCCGATGATCCTGGCCAGCCTGCTGCTCACCGCGGGTGCATTGGCGATCGCGACGCCGTTGAGCCTGGTGTTCGCGACGTTCACCTGCTTCGTGGCACCGGCCTGGCTTACCAAGGGCCTGCGCCTGCTGGTGGAGGCCAGCGCAGCGGTGCCGACAGTGGTGTATGGGCTGTGGGGGATCACCGTCATCGTGCCACTGGTGAACCGGATTTCCCCACCCGGTTCCAGCCTGCTTGCCGGCATGATCGTCGTCGCGGTGATGATCTTCCCCACCATTGCCATGCTGTCCCGCGCTGCGCTGCTGGCGGTGCCGCCCGGCTACGTGCAGGCCGCCGCCGCGCTCGGTGTCTCGAACGCGCAGACCGTGCTGCGCATCGTGCTCCCTGCCGCCAGGCACGGCATCGTATCCGCCATGATCCTGGGGGCCGCACGGGCCATCGGCGAGACGATGGTGGTGCTGATGGTCTGCGGCAACATCGTGCAAGTCCCCAAGTCGCTGTTCGAGCCGGTCCGCACCCTGACGGCAAACATCGCGCTGGAGATGCCGTATGCGATGGGTGATCACCGTGCCTCGCTGTTTGTCGCAGGGCTGATGATGCTGGTCCTGGTCAGCGCGCTGGTCGCGCTGGGTGAATGGGTCGGCGCGACCGGCCGGCGGGGTGCACCATGA